Within Runella rosea, the genomic segment ACTAAAACGGCCAAGAAAAGACCTGTACGCCCCCTCTGAATATTTGAAACACTTACGAAACTCTTCAAAAAAAATATGAAGAAAAATTACTCAACGATGGATTCATTTGCCCGAACGCAACTTGGGCATCTTGGTACCAAATCAGCCCTTTATCGGATTCAGTGGCCCACGCGGATTTTCGCCTTTTTGGGTTGGATTGGGCTTTTAGTTGTGGGAATTTATTACCCGATTACCATAGGATTAGCCCTTTTCGGTGTAGGTTTTCTAAACTATGTGCTTTTGTTGAGCTTTCGCATCAGCAATAATTTTTTTACGAAGCCAACAACGGATAGCGCCATCACGGGCCAATTGCCCTCGTGGCCGAGTTTTTCCATTTTGGTACCGCTCAAAAACGAGGACGAAGTCATTCATGCCACGTTGCGGTCTATCGAAGCGCTCGACTATCCCCAATATTTGATGCAAGTCATCATTGTGGTGGAAGAAACCGACCAGCTGACCCGTCGTAGCCTTCGCACCCTTACGTTACCCGATTTTTTTAAAGTGTTGTTGATTCCAGCGCTTCCCCCTTACACCAAAGGTCGGGCGCTTTTGCACGCCTTACCCATTGCGACTGGAGAATATATTACGGTGTACGATGCTGAAAGCCGCCCTGAACCCAGTCAGCTCAGAAAAGCGGCATTGGCCTTGGTTGGGGCGAAAGAAACGACTTGTTTTCAGGCCAAAATCAGCATTTCCAACCGTTCGTCAAGCTGGATAAGTCGTCATTTTGCGGGCGAATATTACGAATGGTACGAGCGCCACATGCGAGCGTTGTCGGCGCAGGGTTTGCCTTTTGGGTTGGGCGGTAATTCCTTCTTTTTGTCCAAAATTGCTTTAGAAAAAGCGGGTGCCTGGGATCCCTTCAACGTGACGGAAGATGCGGATTTGAGCGTGCGGCTCATTGAGCAGAGCGTAAAACTCCAGCTTTTGGAAAGTCTAACGACTGAAACTTGCCCTGATTCGGCTACTAACTGGATTAATCAGCGGACGCGTTGGAACAAGGGACTGTTCATCACTCAACTGGTACATTTACGACGCAC encodes:
- a CDS encoding glycosyltransferase, which gives rise to MKKNYSTMDSFARTQLGHLGTKSALYRIQWPTRIFAFLGWIGLLVVGIYYPITIGLALFGVGFLNYVLLLSFRISNNFFTKPTTDSAITGQLPSWPSFSILVPLKNEDEVIHATLRSIEALDYPQYLMQVIIVVEETDQLTRRSLRTLTLPDFFKVLLIPALPPYTKGRALLHALPIATGEYITVYDAESRPEPSQLRKAALALVGAKETTCFQAKISISNRSSSWISRHFAGEYYEWYERHMRALSAQGLPFGLGGNSFFLSKIALEKAGAWDPFNVTEDADLSVRLIEQSVKLQLLESLTTETCPDSATNWINQRTRWNKGLFITQLVHLRRTLLSRGFGLEGWSSFWLPMISSALTPFFNIYIPIFMIMSDLSYATTTVMSISLWLLLAFNLGCSWVINFKTYRQLGIKQSVLGIFWDTFRYLFLHLSAGFKAYGEYFLAPMHWHKTDHTEPEQSNRPAPAPEAQFSLS